The following are encoded together in the Girardinichthys multiradiatus isolate DD_20200921_A chromosome X, DD_fGirMul_XY1, whole genome shotgun sequence genome:
- the LOC124863080 gene encoding ferritin, middle subunit-like has translation MFPFHLRLGNVFSILPKPEKNEWGIGLEAMQSALQLEKNVNQALLDLHKLASDRVDPHLCDFLETHYLNKQVEAIKKLGDHITNLTCMDAKNNKMAEYLFDKHTLESKS, from the exons atgttccCATTTCATTTGCGTCTTGGAAACGTATTTTCCATTTTGCCGAAACCAGAGAAGAATGAGTGGGGCATAGGCCTGGAGGCCATGCAGTCTGCCCTGCAACTGGAGAAAAATGTAAACCAGGCTCTGCTGGATCTGCACAAGCTGGCCTCTGATCGTGTTGATCCCCAT CTGTGTGACTTCCTGGAGACCCACTACTTGAACAAGCAAGTGGAGGCTATCAAGAAGCTCGGTGACCACATCACCAACCTGACCTGCATGGATGCCAAAAACAACAAGATGGCTGAGTATCTGTTTGACAAGCACACCCTGGAAAGCAAAAGCTAA
- the LOC124862275 gene encoding ferritin, middle subunit, whose amino-acid sequence MESQVRQNYHRDVEAAINRMVNMELFASYTYTSMAFYFNRDDVALPGFSHFFKENSEEEREHADKLLSFQNKRGGRIFLHDVKKPEKDEWGSGLEAMQSALQLEKNVNQALLDLHKLASDHVDPHLCDFLETHYLNEQVEAIKKLGDHTTNLTRMDAKNNKMAEYLFDKHTLGGKS is encoded by the exons ATGGAATCCCAGGTGCGTCAGAACTACCACCGCGACGTTGAGGCTGCCATTAACAGGATGGTGAACATGGAGCTGTTCGCCTCCTACACCTACACTTCCATG GCCTTTTACTTCAACCGCGACGATGTGGCTCTGCCGGGCTTCTCTCACTTCTTCAAGGAGAACAGTGAGGAAGAGAGGGAGCATGCTGATAAGCTGCTGTCCTTCCAGAACAAGAGAGGGGGGCGCATCTTTCTCCACGATGTCAAG aaaccTGAGAAGGATGAATGGGGCAGTGGCCTGGAGGCCATGCAGTCTGCCCTGCAGCTTGAGAAAAATGTCAACCAGGCTCTACTGGATCTGCACAAGCTGGCCTCCGATCATGTCGATCCACAT ctgtgtGACTTCCTGGAGACCCACTACTTAAACGAGCAGGTGGAGGCTATCAAGAAGCTTGGTGACCACACCACCAACCTGACCCGCATGGATGCCAAAAACAACAAGATGGCAGAGTACCTGTTTGACAAGCACACCCTGGGAGGCAAAAGCTAA